The nucleotide sequence ACTGAGTTTTTAGAGCCACATTTTGTGATAGTAGGAGAGATAGGAGACGCCCATATAGAGTACTTTAAAAGCGTAGAAAATGTTCGCGCTACAAAGCTTGAAGCTCTTAATTCATCTAGAATCAAAAAAGCTTTTTTACATAGCTCTACTTTGAAAAACAGTGATAAAAATATAGTGATTTATGATATTTTGGTTAAAAATATAGTTTCAAATTTAGATGGAGTTAAATTTGATATTTTATATAACGCTAAAGAGCTTCATTTTAGTTCAAATTTGCTTGGAGGATTTAACGCTTATAATCTTTGTGCTTGCATACTTCTTGCGATAGAACTTGGTGTAAATGAGCAAACTCTTCAAAACACTATCTCAAAGATAAAAAGCGTGGAGCATCGTTTGGAGAGGATCGAAGCGGGTGGAAAAATCATCATTGATGATAGTTTTAATGGAAATTTAAAAGGAATGAAAGAGAGTTACGAGCTTGTAAATAGCTATAGTGGGAAAAAAGTACTGCTAACTCCTGGTATAGTTGAGGGAAAAAGCAGTTTAAATGAAGAGTTATCAAAAAAGATAAATGAAGTGTTTGACATAGTCGTGATAACAAATAGCCTAAATGAGAAATCTCTTACTAAATTTCTTGTAAAGCCAGAAGTGATCGTGTTGAAAGATAGGTCGCAAATGCAAGATTTTTTAGCAAATCACACTGCTAGCGGAGATCTAATTTTATTTAGTAATGATGCACCGAATTTTATATAAAGATTAAGATAGTATATAAAATTTGAAAAAGAGCTAAATCTATCAAAAATAGCTCTTTAAGAATTGTTATTTATTTTTTTGATTGGTTTATTATACGCAACGTATCTTCTGCTATAGCTAGTTCTTCATCAGTAGGAACTATGATGATACGAACTTTTGTCTCAGGAAGACCAACACGGCGCGGCTCATCTTTTTTGGCAGCATTTTTATCTTTGTCCATTCTTATACCAAATATTTCAAGTCCGCTACAAACAGCTTCTCTGATTCTAGCATCATTTTCACCTATACCAGCGGTAAATATGATAGCATTTATCTCGCCCAATATGGATATATAAGCACCGATATATTTTTTTATACGCAGTACAAACATCTCAAAAGCAAGTTTTGCATTTTCATCTCCGGCATCCATTTTAGCTTCTATCTCACGCATATCGTTTGAGCCGCCTATTGCTAAAAGACCGCTTTTTTTATTCATTATAGTATCGATCTCCTCGCCGCTCAAGTTTGCGTTTTTCATCAAAAAAGGTACGATAGCAGGATCTATGCTTCCACATCTCGTTCCCATCATAAGACCTTCAAGAGGAGTTAAACCCATACTTGTATCGATGCATTTTCCATCTTTTATAGCTGCTATACTAGCACCGTTTCCAAGGTGCAGCGTGATACAGCTAAAATGATCAAAATCAATACCTAAAACTTTTGCACCGGCTTTTGCTACAAACTGATGTGATGTACCGTGAGCGCCGTATCTTCGTATTTTATATTTTTCATAAAATTCAATCGGAAGAGGGTACATATATGAGCTTTTTGGCATTGTTTGATGAAAAACAGTATCAAAAACAGCTACATTTGGAATATCTGGTCTAACTTTTAAAGTCTCTTTCATACCTGCTAAGTGAGCTGGATTATGAAGTGGAGCAAGCGGTATGAGTTCTTCTATTTTTTGTAAAACATCATCATCTATAAGCACAGCGTCATTGAAAAGATCTGCACCTTGAACTACTCTGTGACCTACGCCGTCTATCTCATCAAGACTTTTTAATGCGTGACTGTTAAATAAAAGCTCATTCATCACGTCTATTCCTGTGCCGTGATCTGGGATTTCTTCTCTTTTTTCAGCCGTTTCACCAGTTTTCGTGACTATTTTTGCATATGAGTTTTTTGCGCCTATTTGTTCTATCAAACCTTTGCATATAACGCTTTCATTGCTCATATCGTAAAGTTTAAATTTAATCGAGCTGCTACCTGAGTTTATAACCAAAATCTTCATTTATTCTCCTTGGGATTGTATTGCGCTTATTAAGACTGTATTTACTATATCTTCGACCAAACAGCCACGACTTAGATCATTTACTGGTTTATTTAGTCCTTGTAAAATAGGACCTATGGCTATAGCATTTGCGGTTCTTTGCACTGCTTTATAGCAGATATTTCCGCAGTTTAAATTTGGAAATATAAACGTATTTGCGTTTCCAGCCACTGTTGAGTTTGGCAATTTTTTAGCAGCGACTTCTTTATCTACTGCAGCATCAAACTGAATCGGACCTTCTATTTTTAAGCTAGGATCAAGCTCTTTTGCTTTTTTTGTTGCTTCTATTATAAAATCTACATCTTCACCACATCCACTGTCGCCAGTGGAGTAACTTAACATTGCTACTTTAGGATCAAGTCCAAAATCTTTAGCTGTTTTTGCAGTACTTATAGCTATGCTTGCTAGCTGGTCTGTTGTAGGATTTGGTGTGATAGCGCAATCTGCGTAAATTTGAGTTTTAGTATCTAAGCAGATGATGAAGCTTCCACTTACATTGCTAATTCCTGGTTTCATTTTGATAAATTGAAGAGCAGGGCGAATAGTCTGCGCAGTAGTCGTGCTAGCTCCGCTCACCATAGCATCAGCTACGCCTTTATAGACTAACATCGTTCCAAAATACGTTCTATCTTCCATCAATGATTTCGCTTTTTCTAGCTCCATTCCTTTTGATTTTCTAAGCTCGTATAATGTATTTGCAAAATCATCTTTGTAGCTGTTACTTTTTGTATCTATAATTACTGCTTTTTCTAAATTTAAATTTAGAAGTTCAGCTCTTTTTTCTATTTGCGCTTTTTCTCCTAAAAGTATTAAATTTACAGACTCGCTTTCAAGTAGAATTTGAGTAGCTTTTAGTACTCTATCATCATCGCTTTCTGGTAAAACTACTGTTTTTAAATTTGATTTAGCTCTATCAAAAAGCATTTTTTCAAATTTAAGTGGTGTTATACAGTTGCTATTTGTAGTTTTTATCTCACTTATACTATTAATGTAAGTAAATCCTAAAATATCTTTTTTAAACTCACTTTCTTGGCTTAGATAAAAAGGAGCGTTAAGATTTTTAGCTATATCTGCGTCAAGACTTTCTATAGAACTTCCTACTACAACTATAAAATTTGCGTCTATGCTATCAAATTTAGAGATAATTGATTTTATTAGTTGATTTTTTTTACCGTTTTTTAAAATTTCTTTAGCTTCACTTTTTGTTAGAAAAGTGTTACAATTTTTCTCATCCATATTACTAATGGGAAAAAATATAGCATTTTCGTTACAAATTTCACTAAGTTCTTTTAGTAAATTTTGCCTAAATTTGTCGTTTTGGTAGTCAGATTCAAGAATATAGATAGCTTTTAACACTGTTTTCTCCTATGTTTAATGTATTTGGAACTCAATTTGCTTTAATTGTAGCATATTTATATTTTAAGGCAGTTTATGAAAAAGAAATATATTCTAGTTTTTATTTTACCGTTTTTTGCAGGTTGCGCAACAGGCGCTAACCCCGATATTTCTATGGAACCACCAACTTATGTGGAACAGCTTCCATCAAAAGAAAATGGTATAGGCGTGAGTAGTCCTGGAAGTCTTTTTGGTAGAGGAGATAATCCGCTATTTTCAGATAGAAAAGCTATGAATGTAAATGATATCGTAACTGTTGTTATACAAGAGACAGCAAATCAAACGTCAAAAGCGGATAAAACAACAAAAAAAGATAGCACTACTTCTTTGAACGGTGGTACTTTTACTACTCCTGCTAACTCATCATTATCTGGAATTGCAAATGATATCAATAAAATTTCAGGTATAGGATTTTCAGCTGGTGGAGCAAATAATTATAGTGGAAGCGGAACTAGCACTAGAAACGAAACTTTTAATACGACGGTTTCTGCAAGGATTATAAAAATCCTAAATAACGGTAATTATTTTATAGAAGGTAGTAAAGAGATCCTTATAAATAATGAAAAGCAGATAATGCAGATAAGCGGTGTTATAAGACCATATGATATCAGCCAAAATAATCAAATAGAGTCTCGCTATATCTCTGATGCTAAGATACTATACAAGACCGAAGGGGATCTACAAAGAGCTACTAACAAGCCTTGGGGAACGAAGGTTTTAGAAACGATTTGGCCTTTTTAAATTTATATAATATCGACTTTGAAATATTCTAAATGAAAAAGAGTTTAGCTTAAATTTGTTATTTATAATATGCTAAACTCTGCTTTGCTTACTTAAAATATACAATTTATATCAAAACAATTATCAAAGTATTTAGTATTTTTAGTTTAAATTCTCACTTGTACATTTAATTATAAAGGACAACTATGAAAAAAACAGTTCTAGCAATGAGTATCGCTTTGGCTTTTAATTTGAGTGCCGCTCAAAATGATCATATGCACGACCCTGTGGGTAACTCTGCTTCATATAAAATAATGATGAGTATGCACGAACCTATGGTAAATACGCCTTTTGTAAGCTCAAACAGTGTGGAAGTTGATTTTTTAAGTAATATGATACCACATCATCAAGGAGCGGTTGATTCTTCTAAACTTCTACTTGAATTTAGTAAAAACGATACTGTAAGAAAGATAGCAAAAACTATAATATCAGATCAAGAAAAAGAGATAAAAGAGTTTAACGATATTTTAAAAAACAAAACTTACTCTACTACAAAGATAGATAGTGCTAAATATGATGAGTTTGTTACCGCCGAAAGATTGGATATGAAAAATATGATGGCGGATATGGGAAAGGTAGAAGATACTAATGATGTAGATAGGGATTTTTTACAATCTATGATATTTCATCATCAAGGTGCTATAGACGCTTCAAATCAAGTTTTAAAATATACAAAAGATAAAACTGTAATACAAATAGCAAAAAATATCATCAAAGCTCAAGAAAAAGAGATAAAAGAGTTTAACGAGCTTTTGAAAAACGGTATTTAGAGCTAAATACGCTAAACTAAATATATAAGTTATCCTACTATATTATATATAAATTTGATAAGTGTGTGATTTTTACACACTTATCGCTAGTTTTCATATATTTTTAACCTTGCTTTTATTCTGTTTTAAATTTACTTAACATAATTAACGCTATAATTTTGTATTTTATACAAAGGTGGAACGATGAAAAAATTAAATGGTTCACAGATGATAAGTGAAGCATTAAAGCACGAAGGAGTTAGTGTTGTTTTTGGCTATCCAGGAGGAGCGGCTTTAAACATTTATGATGAAACGTACAAGCAAGACTATTTTACTCATGTTTTAACTAGACATGAGCAAGCAGCGGTGCATGCTGCTGATGGATATGCTAGAGCTTCTGGCAAGGTCGGTGTTGCTTTTGTTACAAGTGGTCCGGGTTTTACAAACGCCGTGACAGGTCTCGCTACTGCTTATGCTGATTCGATTCCACTGGTGCTTATAAGCGGTCAAGTCCCACTGCCGCTCATAGGTACTGATGCTTTTCAGGAGATTGACGCGGTGGGAATTTCTCGCCCTTGTGTAAAACATAATTTTTTAGTTAAAACTATAGATGAACTACCACGCATTTTAAAAGAGGCTTTTTATATAGCTAGAAGCGGACGACCAGGTCCTGTGCATGTAGATATACCAAAAGACGTAACTGCGGCTATGGGTGATTTTAATTATCCAAGTGAGATAAAAATGCAAACTTATAAGCCAAATTTGAAAGGTCATCCAAATCAGATTAAAAAAGCATGTGAGATAATATCAAAATCCAAAAAACCTATAGTTTATCTAGGTGGAGGCGCTATAAATAGCAACGCTGCAGATGAGGCTAGAAAATTTGTTTATACTGCAAATATCCCAACTGTTGAAACTCTTATGGCGCTTGGAACTTTGAGAAGTGATGATGAGTTAAATTTAGGAATGGTCGGAATGCACGGAAGTTACGCTGCAAATATGGCTTTGAGCGAAGCGGATTTGATCATCTGCCTTGGAGCTAGATTTGATGATAGAGTAACTGGCAAACTTAGTGAGTTTGCAAAAAATGCAAAAGTTATACACGTAGATATAGATCCAAGCAGTATCGGAAAAATAGTAAATGCAGAGTATCCTATAGTCGGCGACTTGAAAAATGTTTTAATGGAATTAAATGATAAGATAGATATCCAAGAAGGTAGCTTTGATCCATGGATAGAGCAGATATCTATATATAAAAAACTTCATCCACTTACTTATAAAGATAGCGATGAGATATTAAAACCGCAATGGGTTATTCAAAATTTAGCCAAAATAGCCGGAGATGACGCTGTCATAGCAACAGATGTCGGACAACATCAGATGTGGGTAGCGCAATTTTACCCATTTACTCGTCCAAGACAACTTCTTACTAGCGGTGGATTAGGAACTATGGGTTATGGGCTTCCTGCTGCTATGGGAGCTGCATGGGCGGTTGATGTTCCTGTTGTGGCAGTTAGCGGTGATGGCGGATTTCTTATGAATATACAAGAATTAATGACCTTAGCGGCAAATAAAAAACGCGTTATCAATATAATTTTGAATAATAATTTTTTAGGAATGGTTCGTCAGTGGCAGACGTTTTTTTACGGTGAAAGATATTCAAATACAGATCTTAGTATTCAACCAGATTTTGTTAAAATTTGCGAGGGTTTTGGCGGAAAAGGTTTTGTTGCAAAAACTAAAGACGAGTTTAAAAATGCACTTAAAGAGGCTCTTAAAATCGATACAGTAAGTGTTATAGAAGTTAAGATAGATAGATTTGAGAATGTTTTACCTATGGTTCCAGCCGGAGCTGCAATTTATAATATGATATTGGAGTAGGAGATGAGAAGAGTTATATCAGCTATTGTTTTGAATGAACATGGCGTTTTAAGTCGTATTGCAGGGCTTTTTTCAGGGCGTGGATATAATATCGACTCGCTCACTGTAGCTCCGGTGCCAGATAGTGAGTTTTCAAGAGTTACTATAGTAACTAGCGGCGATGAGAGAGTTTTTGAACAGATAGTAAAACAACTTCATAAACTTATACCGACTTATAAAGTTATAGATAGTGGTGAGTTTGTAGAAAAAGAGATGGTTTTAGTAAAAATATCTTTAAACGAAAACTTTAGCGGATTAGATCCTATATTAAAGTCATATAACGGTATGGTCGCAAATGCAAATGAAAATTGTATTATAGTAATGGCGTGTGATAATGCTCAGAGAATTGACTGTTTTATAAAAGTAATGAAAAAATACAACCCGATTCAGATAGTAAGAAGCGGATCGGTAATGATGGAAGTATGATGAGATTAAGCGAGATTTATAAGATTTTAAATTTAGAGTTTGTAGGAGTTGATATGGAAATTTCGGCTCTAAACTCTCTTGGAAGAGCTAATGGCGGTGAGCTTAGTTATTGCGATAGTGAAAAAAATAGTAAATTTATAGAAGAAAGCGGAGCGGGAGCTATTTTGGTAACTTCAAATTTAGCAAATTTGGTAAAAAGTAGAGCCGTAATAGTAGAAGATCCGCACCTTGCTTTTGCTATTTTATCAAAAACGTTTTCTAAGCCTCTGTTTTATCCAAAGTATCCAGCAGTGATAGATGAAAGTGTTACGATAATGCCAAATGTGTATATAGGTAACAATGTAAAAATAGAAGCTAGAAGCATCATTATGGCAGGAGCTTATATAGGAGATAATGTAACCATAGGACAAGACTGCATAATTCATCCAAATGTTGTGATATATAATAATTGCAAGATAGGAAACGAATGCCATATAAATGCGAATGCGGTTATAGGAAGTGATGGTTTTGGATATGCTCATACAAAAACTGGCGAACATATAAAAATTTATCATAATGGTTGGGTGGAATTAGAAGATAATGTAGAAATAGGAGCTTGCACAACTATAGATAGAGGCGTTTTTGAGCCGACTATTGTTAAAAAATATAGCAAAATAGATAATCTAGTCCAGATAGGTCATAATTGCGAGATCGGTTTTGGATGCATTATCGTAAGTCAAACAGGTCTTGCTGGAAGCACAAAACTTGGACGAAATGTTGTTATGGGAGGACAAAGCGGTACTGCAGGTCACTTAAAAATAGGGGATTTTGCTCAAATAGCAGGTCGCGGCGCTGTTAGCAAAGATTTAGAACCAGGAAAAAACTATGCAGGATATCCTATAATGGAGTTGAAAGAGTGGTTTAAACTTCAGGCTAAATTTTTAAGAGAGTTTGGAGTAAAAAGATGATGAACGCTAAATTAGAAAAAATTATCGCATTAGACGGCACCAAAAAAGGAACTATTTTGGTAGCTCATATTGATGAGCCTTATGGAAAAAACTCAAATCCTATTATAAGTATAGGAGTGAGTTTAAAAGGCGACAGTGAGCCAGACTGGAAAGTGCATATACCTTATGAAAATTTAGA is from Campylobacter fetus subsp. testudinum 03-427 and encodes:
- the ackA gene encoding acetate kinase (Pfam match to PF00871.13 Acetate_kinase); translated protein: MKILVINSGSSSIKFKLYDMSNESVICKGLIEQIGAKNSYAKIVTKTGETAEKREEIPDHGTGIDVMNELLFNSHALKSLDEIDGVGHRVVQGADLFNDAVLIDDDVLQKIEELIPLAPLHNPAHLAGMKETLKVRPDIPNVAVFDTVFHQTMPKSSYMYPLPIEFYEKYKIRRYGAHGTSHQFVAKAGAKVLGIDFDHFSCITLHLGNGASIAAIKDGKCIDTSMGLTPLEGLMMGTRCGSIDPAIVPFLMKNANLSGEEIDTIMNKKSGLLAIGGSNDMREIEAKMDAGDENAKLAFEMFVLRIKKYIGAYISILGEINAIIFTAGIGENDARIREAVCSGLEIFGIRMDKDKNAAKKDEPRRVGLPETKVRIIIVPTDEELAIAEDTLRIINQSKK
- a CDS encoding putative protein (DUF305 domain) (Pfam match to PF03713.9 DUF305) → MKKTVLAMSIALAFNLSAAQNDHMHDPVGNSASYKIMMSMHEPMVNTPFVSSNSVEVDFLSNMIPHHQGAVDSSKLLLEFSKNDTVRKIAKTIISDQEKEIKEFNDILKNKTYSTTKIDSAKYDEFVTAERLDMKNMMADMGKVEDTNDVDRDFLQSMIFHHQGAIDASNQVLKYTKDKTVIQIAKNIIKAQEKEIKEFNELLKNGI
- the ilvI gene encoding acetolactate synthase III, valine-sensitive, catalytic (large) subunit (Pfam matches to PF02776.14 TPP_enzyme_N, and to PF02775.17 TPP_enzyme_C, and to PF00205.18 TPP_enzyme_M); protein product: MKKLNGSQMISEALKHEGVSVVFGYPGGAALNIYDETYKQDYFTHVLTRHEQAAVHAADGYARASGKVGVAFVTSGPGFTNAVTGLATAYADSIPLVLISGQVPLPLIGTDAFQEIDAVGISRPCVKHNFLVKTIDELPRILKEAFYIARSGRPGPVHVDIPKDVTAAMGDFNYPSEIKMQTYKPNLKGHPNQIKKACEIISKSKKPIVYLGGGAINSNAADEARKFVYTANIPTVETLMALGTLRSDDELNLGMVGMHGSYAANMALSEADLIICLGARFDDRVTGKLSEFAKNAKVIHVDIDPSSIGKIVNAEYPIVGDLKNVLMELNDKIDIQEGSFDPWIEQISIYKKLHPLTYKDSDEILKPQWVIQNLAKIAGDDAVIATDVGQHQMWVAQFYPFTRPRQLLTSGGLGTMGYGLPAAMGAAWAVDVPVVAVSGDGGFLMNIQELMTLAANKKRVINIILNNNFLGMVRQWQTFFYGERYSNTDLSIQPDFVKICEGFGGKGFVAKTKDEFKNALKEALKIDTVSVIEVKIDRFENVLPMVPAGAAIYNMILE
- the murF gene encoding D-alanyl-D-alanine-adding enzyme (Pfam match to PF08245.8 Mur_ligase_M) translates to MLEISLKLVSNFIITLCFSLYIITVLQWYNYKFERVLFHYTKPLWHLYYVIIPLIYISMFQSYVILFVGAILYSVAIILWQKKLDKKLVFTNRVKRFFLFLAAFFVVSLFFKFEQIAVLQLIFSVGFALCFSFIYEYVLALKFKKEAKIKINNIPNLKIILITASFGKTSMKNFLYDMLKNDFNVYKTPRSVNTLSGIIRDINENLSFNTQIYIAEAGARLKGDIKDITEFLEPHFVIVGEIGDAHIEYFKSVENVRATKLEALNSSRIKKAFLHSSTLKNSDKNIVIYDILVKNIVSNLDGVKFDILYNAKELHFSSNLLGGFNAYNLCACILLAIELGVNEQTLQNTISKIKSVEHRLERIEAGGKIIIDDSFNGNLKGMKESYELVNSYSGKKVLLTPGIVEGKSSLNEELSKKINEVFDIVVITNSLNEKSLTKFLVKPEVIVLKDRSQMQDFLANHTASGDLILFSNDAPNFI
- the pta gene encoding phosphate acetyltransferase (bifunctional~Pfam match to PF01515.15 PTA_PTB), with amino-acid sequence MLKAIYILESDYQNDKFRQNLLKELSEICNENAIFFPISNMDEKNCNTFLTKSEAKEILKNGKKNQLIKSIISKFDSIDANFIVVVGSSIESLDADIAKNLNAPFYLSQESEFKKDILGFTYINSISEIKTTNSNCITPLKFEKMLFDRAKSNLKTVVLPESDDDRVLKATQILLESESVNLILLGEKAQIEKRAELLNLNLEKAVIIDTKSNSYKDDFANTLYELRKSKGMELEKAKSLMEDRTYFGTMLVYKGVADAMVSGASTTTAQTIRPALQFIKMKPGISNVSGSFIICLDTKTQIYADCAITPNPTTDQLASIAISTAKTAKDFGLDPKVAMLSYSTGDSGCGEDVDFIIEATKKAKELDPSLKIEGPIQFDAAVDKEVAAKKLPNSTVAGNANTFIFPNLNCGNICYKAVQRTANAIAIGPILQGLNKPVNDLSRGCLVEDIVNTVLISAIQSQGE
- the ilvH gene encoding acetolactate synthase III, valine-sensitive, regulatory (small) subunit (Pfam matches to PF10369.5 ALS_ss_C, and to PF01842.21 ACT), whose protein sequence is MRRVISAIVLNEHGVLSRIAGLFSGRGYNIDSLTVAPVPDSEFSRVTIVTSGDERVFEQIVKQLHKLIPTYKVIDSGEFVEKEMVLVKISLNENFSGLDPILKSYNGMVANANENCIIVMACDNAQRIDCFIKVMKKYNPIQIVRSGSVMMEV
- the lpxD gene encoding UDP-3-O-(R-3-hydroxymyristoyl)-glucosamine N-acyltransferase (Pfam matches to PF04613.10 LpxD, and to PF00132.20 Hexapep, and to PF00132.20 Hexapep); this translates as MRLSEIYKILNLEFVGVDMEISALNSLGRANGGELSYCDSEKNSKFIEESGAGAILVTSNLANLVKSRAVIVEDPHLAFAILSKTFSKPLFYPKYPAVIDESVTIMPNVYIGNNVKIEARSIIMAGAYIGDNVTIGQDCIIHPNVVIYNNCKIGNECHINANAVIGSDGFGYAHTKTGEHIKIYHNGWVELEDNVEIGACTTIDRGVFEPTIVKKYSKIDNLVQIGHNCEIGFGCIIVSQTGLAGSTKLGRNVVMGGQSGTAGHLKIGDFAQIAGRGAVSKDLEPGKNYAGYPIMELKEWFKLQAKFLREFGVKR
- the flgH gene encoding flagellar L-ring protein (Pfam match to PF02107.12 FlgH), whose product is MKKKYILVFILPFFAGCATGANPDISMEPPTYVEQLPSKENGIGVSSPGSLFGRGDNPLFSDRKAMNVNDIVTVVIQETANQTSKADKTTKKDSTTSLNGGTFTTPANSSLSGIANDINKISGIGFSAGGANNYSGSGTSTRNETFNTTVSARIIKILNNGNYFIEGSKEILINNEKQIMQISGVIRPYDISQNNQIESRYISDAKILYKTEGDLQRATNKPWGTKVLETIWPF